A stretch of DNA from Desulfovibrio legallii:
TTTGCCGATGTGGGCGTGGTCAAGGTCCGCCCCATGCGCCCCGGCGTGGCCGTGCCCGTGGGGCTTACGCCCTGCGTGCTGGCCCTGGACGGCGAGCGCGAAGTGGAAGTGCGCGGGGAAGAATGCGCTGCCGTGCGTCTGGCCGAGGACAGACTTTATGTGGCTGATGTGGAAAAAATTCTGGAATACGCCCGGCAGCGCGGCATTTTCCTGCGTGGCGCGCAGGTCTGCTATGCCAACTGAACCTTTTGAGCGCCGCAAGCGGCAAGGAGCGGCTATGAAACTGAAGGCAGCATTCATCTTTGTGACCCCCAGAGCGGAAAACGGCCAGGAAGCCGTGTACCGCACCTGGACGCGCACCCCCGGCGTGGACCTGCTGACCATTGGCGTCACGTCGTATGCCCAGGCTGTGGAAGCGGCCCAGAAGGCCGTGGCCGAAGAAGGCTGCGGGGCTATTGAGCTGTGCGGCGGCTTCGGTCACGCCGGTGCGGCGGCCGTGGCCAGGGCCGTTACTGTGCCCGTGGGCGTGGTGCGCTTTGACGTGCACCCCGGCCTTGGCAATGTGAGCGGCGACACCGTGTTCGCCTGAGCGATGCAAAAGGCCCGGCGCTCCGGCTTCCCCCGTGCGGCGGTTTACCGCTGAGGCCGGGCCGATGCCGACGCGCACGCGGGGCCGGGAGCCGTACAAGTCTAACGCAGCAGGAGAGAGCAGTGAGCATTGAACTTACCATGCCGAAACTCGGTCTGACCATGAAGACCGGCAAGGTTTCCAAATGGTTCGTGGCCGAAGGCGCCGCGGTTCAAAAGGGCGACGGCCTTTTTGAAGTGGAAACGGACAAGATTACCAACAAGGTGGAAAGCCCCGCCGACGGCGTGCTTTTCCAGATCGTAGTTCCGGCAGGCCAGGATGCGCCCGTGCAGACGGTTGTGGGCATTTTGGCCGAACCGGGCGAAAGTCCCGCCAGGGTGGAGGGCGGAGCGCTTCCCGCTGCCGGAGAAGCCGCGCCCGCCGCGCCTAAAGCGGGCCAGGAAAGCGCGCCCAAAGCCGCCGCGCAGACCCCAAGCTCTGGCGGGGGAGGGTTGGCTTCTCCCGCCGCGCGGCGGCTGGCGCGCGAATTGGGCGTGGACCTGGCCTGCGTCAGCGGCACGGGCCCCAAGGGCCGCATCCTTGAGCGCGATGTGCAGGCCCGCCACGAACTGACGGGCAAAATCAAAATCACCCCCCTGGCTGCCGTGGTGGCCGCCCAGGCCGGTCTGGACATTACTGCCCTCACCGGCACGGGCGAAGGCGGCAAGATCGTGCGCGAGGACGTGGAGCGCGTGCTCCATCCCGAAAAATTCGCCGCCGCTCCCGCCGCAGCTGCGGCCAAACCGGCCGAAGGTCCCGGCAGCGTGCCCCTGGAGGGCATGCGCAAGATCATTGCCGACAACATGCAGGGCAGCCTGCAGAACAGCGCCCAGCTCACCCTGGTGACGGAAGCCGACGTGACCCCCTGCGTGGAGCTCATTGCCGATTTCAAGGCGCGCTTCAAGCGGGACAAGGGCTTCCGCCTTTCCATGAACGACGTGCTCATCCTGGCTGTATCCCGCGCGCTGCTCAAGCACCCGCGCATGAACGCCACCCTGGCCGACGACATTATTACCAGGCACGGCGAGGTGCACATGGGCGTGGCCGTGGCCCTGCCCGAAGGCCTCATGGTGCCCGTGCTGCACAATGCTCATGAAATGAGCCTGCTGCAGATCGCCAAGGCCGCCCGCGAACTGGCCGGGCGGGCCCGCGACGGTCGACTCAGCCCCGACGACATGTCCGGCGGCACCTTTACCATTACCAACATGGCCCATTCGGTGGTGGACTTCTTTACCCCCATACTCAAGCCCGGCGAAACGGGCATCCTGGGCGTGGGCCGCGTGGTGGAAAAGCCCGTGGTGCGCGAAGGCGCCATTGTGGCGCGCTCCATGATGGGCCTGAGCCTCACCTTTGACCACAGGGTGGAGGACGGCGCGCCCGCGGCGGAATTCTTGAAGACCGTCACGGAATACCTGGCAAACCCGGCCCTGCTGCTGTTTTAGTCCCGGCAGCCGTGACGCGGCGCGGGGCAGGGGTTTCGCGCCGCACAACATACCAGCGTTCAGGAGAATATGATGTACGATGTCATTGTCATAGGTGGTGGTCCCGGCGGGTATGCCGCCGCCATCCGCGCTTCGCAGCTCAAGGGTAAGGTGGTTTTGGTGGAAGGCGGCCATATGGGCGGCACCTGCGTCATGCGCGGCTGCATTCCCAGCAAGCTCTGGCTGCGCGCCGCGGAATTGCTGGAACAATCCCGCAAGGCGGACGAATTCGGTCTGCAGCTCACCGTGGGCAAGCTGGACTACAGCGCCGTGGTGGCCCGCAAGCAGGGCGTTTCCAACGATATCCGCATGGGCATGGAAGCCCTGCTGGCCAATAACGGGGCCGAAGTGGTCAACGGCACGGCCAGAATCACCGGCCCCACCAGCGTGGAAGCGGGCGGCAAAAAGCTGGAGGCTAAAAACATCATTGTGGCCACGGGCAGCGCCGTGGCCATGCCCTCTGTTCCCGGCCTTGAGGGTGCGGCCCTCACCACGGACCAATTGCTGGACATGACGGAAGCCCCGGCCTCGGTGCTGATCACCGACCCCACCTATATCGGGGTGGAAATGGCCATGCTTCTGAGCATTCTGGGCAGTAAGGTGGTTTACGCCGTGCCCGGCCCGCGCATTCTGCCCGATGAAGATCAGGACTCCAGCCAGCGTCTGGCCCAGTCCCTGCGGGAGCGCGGCGTGCAGATCATGCCCCGCCACACTCTGGTCAAGGTGTCCGGCAAGGCCTGCACCCTCAAGAGCGGGGACAAGGAACAGGCCGTGGAAGTGGACAAGGTGCTGGTTTCTGGGCGCAAGCCCGTCAATCAGGGGCTGGGCCTGGAGGCCCTGGGCGTGCAGTTTAAGGAAGACGGCGGCATTGTGGTGGACGAACACTGCCGTACGGCCTGCCCCACCATTTATGCCATTGGCGACTGCACTGGCGGCTGGATGCTCAGCCACGCGGCCTCGGCCATGGCCATCTGCGCCGCCGAAAACTGCCTGGGCAAAACTGCCAAATTCCCGGCACATCTGGTTTCACGCGCCATCTGGGGCATCCCCCAGATGGGTTCCGTGGGCCTTTCCGAAGAGCAGGCCGAGCGCGCGGGCTATGATGTGGAGGTGGGCGGCTTCCCGTACTCCATCAACGGCTACGCCATGTTGCGCGGCGAAGTGGACGGCGCGGTGAAGATGGTTTCCGACGCCGCCACCGGCGAAATCCTGGGCGTGCACATTGTGGGCAGCTGCGCTTCCGAAATCATCGGCGAGGCCGTGCTGGCCATGCAGCTGGAATGCACCGTGGCCGAATTTGCCAAGGGCTTCCGCGTGCACCCGGCCTTCAGCGAAACTGTGGTGGACGCCGCGCGCGACGCGGCGGGCTGGGCTTTGTATCTGCCCAAACGGAATTAGCGGGCAAGCGCCTTGCCGTCCGTGTTTGGATGCTTGTGGCGGGAGAGCCCCGTTGCGGTCCGGGGCCGGATGGTAAAGAATGCGCTGTCCTGCAACGGAACGGTTCCGTGCCGGAACGCGTCGGCGTGAGAAAAAATCTGACCCGTAAACGCGTTTTGCCTCCCTCCGGTACCGTACGGTTTTTTGGGGGAGGGGGCGCGGGGGAGGGACCGCCTGCACAAGAGTTCCCTCCCCCGCAACAACGTTCACACCAGATTCAAGGATGAGCTTTATGTCGTCTGCCATTGCCGCCACTGTTGCACCGCAACCGCCCCTTGAGGTGCTGCGCCTGGGCCGTGTGCCCTACGGTGAAGCCCTGGATTTTCAAAAAGACCGGGTGGAGGCGCGCCTTACCGAGCGCGCGCCCAATACCCTGTTGTTGCTGGAGCACGAGCCCGTGGTGACCATGGGGCGCGGCGGTCTGGCGGAACACCTGCACGTGAGCGAAGACTACCTGCGCGCCCACGGCGTGGAGCTCTTCTGGGTAGAGCGGGGCGGCATGGCCACCTTTCACGGGCCGGGGCAACTGGTGGCCTATCCCATCATCCGCCTGCGGGCCAAGGATCTGCGCTGGTATATGGAAACCCTCTGCGGGGCTGTGGCCCARGTGCTGCGCGACTACGGCCTCACGCCGGAGCTGGGCGTGCACGGCCCCGGCGTGTGGGTCAACGGCGGCAAAATC
This window harbors:
- a CDS encoding dihydrolipoamide acetyltransferase family protein; translated protein: MSIELTMPKLGLTMKTGKVSKWFVAEGAAVQKGDGLFEVETDKITNKVESPADGVLFQIVVPAGQDAPVQTVVGILAEPGESPARVEGGALPAAGEAAPAAPKAGQESAPKAAAQTPSSGGGGLASPAARRLARELGVDLACVSGTGPKGRILERDVQARHELTGKIKITPLAAVVAAQAGLDITALTGTGEGGKIVREDVERVLHPEKFAAAPAAAAAKPAEGPGSVPLEGMRKIIADNMQGSLQNSAQLTLVTEADVTPCVELIADFKARFKRDKGFRLSMNDVLILAVSRALLKHPRMNATLADDIITRHGEVHMGVAVALPEGLMVPVLHNAHEMSLLQIAKAARELAGRARDGRLSPDDMSGGTFTITNMAHSVVDFFTPILKPGETGILGVGRVVEKPVVREGAIVARSMMGLSLTFDHRVEDGAPAAEFLKTVTEYLANPALLLF
- a CDS encoding DUF6506 family protein, which encodes MKLKAAFIFVTPRAENGQEAVYRTWTRTPGVDLLTIGVTSYAQAVEAAQKAVAEEGCGAIELCGGFGHAGAAAVARAVTVPVGVVRFDVHPGLGNVSGDTVFA
- the lpdA gene encoding dihydrolipoyl dehydrogenase; this translates as MMYDVIVIGGGPGGYAAAIRASQLKGKVVLVEGGHMGGTCVMRGCIPSKLWLRAAELLEQSRKADEFGLQLTVGKLDYSAVVARKQGVSNDIRMGMEALLANNGAEVVNGTARITGPTSVEAGGKKLEAKNIIVATGSAVAMPSVPGLEGAALTTDQLLDMTEAPASVLITDPTYIGVEMAMLLSILGSKVVYAVPGPRILPDEDQDSSQRLAQSLRERGVQIMPRHTLVKVSGKACTLKSGDKEQAVEVDKVLVSGRKPVNQGLGLEALGVQFKEDGGIVVDEHCRTACPTIYAIGDCTGGWMLSHAASAMAICAAENCLGKTAKFPAHLVSRAIWGIPQMGSVGLSEEQAERAGYDVEVGGFPYSINGYAMLRGEVDGAVKMVSDAATGEILGVHIVGSCASEIIGEAVLAMQLECTVAEFAKGFRVHPAFSETVVDAARDAAGWALYLPKRN